A window of Asterias amurensis chromosome 10, ASM3211899v1 genomic DNA:
TGATTCACTATTTTCATCTCCTTCACTGCTGGGAACCAATGACCATGCAACGGCACCTGGTGGTTCATCAACAGTTCTTAGTTCCTCCGGTTGGTGAGATTCTAAACCAGGTTGAGCGACTCTTTCATTCTGAAATATCGGATGATTAGATGTTGCTCCAACATCATGAGTTCTTTGTTCATTTGATCTCCTGAGAGGGTTAAGAGTTTGTGATGCAAAGAGCTGGGTTTCTTCCTCTGCAATTGTCAGGGCTCTAGTTTGTGGTTGGTGGCCGAGATCTATCGGTCTACTTGAGGGTACACCAGACCTTTGTGGGATGTTTCCTCTACCCTCATTCCTTGGGTATAACTCAGTATCTTCATCCTCTAAGCCTGCGTCACTTGTGTATTCATCCAAATCATTGTTGATTGTGGTAGAATCCGAGTCATACTCAGTGATTTCTTCACTGTGTGTGCCAGAAGATGGCTGCTCCACCACACTGGCCATCCTCATCTAGAAAGTCTGGATAAGAGACAGCAAAATTATTAGTAAAAATGTATatcaaaaaacaattaataatatcTATACACAACCAGAATTTCACCTTTAGTGGTCAACTGCTTGTCAAATGTGAGTGAAAACAATGGGTGGGCGTCTGGGCGAGTAAAAAAACTTCCTTTAGTGGTCATGCCCCTAGCAAAGTCAACCACTCACAAAGTCACGTCACCCCCCTCTCAAaatcaccccttacaaagttgtCTTTCCCTCTGACAGAGTTGGCCCCAAACAGCATGGAAACAATGTTGTGGTGTGTGCGACTTtgaagggttagggttagggttagggttttgAAGGTGTAGTTCTATTTAGTAGGCGACTTTGCTGGGGGCGCTAGTTGACTGGTTTCACAAAAATTCAAATGTAAGatttataaaaagaaagaataatTGAATATTGGGGGGCCTAACTCCAAACTGTTACGTTATTTTTCTCGCTTTTTTCTAGATGTATATATGCTGTAACCCTTCCACTCAGGTAAGAAAAACATtcagtggttttggagttaattagcggcggataaattggtggcgacgtgcggaaAATTATCCCTGAATAAAAACACATCCTTGCCTTGATTGGTTGGGAACAAAGTGAAAGTCAAGTATTTTATAGTTTCTTACATTTTTAACATAGTTAATCTAcaatatacaaaatatttaGGTGGTGGTCCTTCATCATGTGTTCGATTTAACCCTAAAATCGCGGTGCTGTCTTTAACGTCATTGCGCGCGATGTAAATGTCCACTAGATACAAAGTTACATTTTCTACATGCCAAACATCGACTCTCCTCTCCGTTGACCAAAATTTAGAGATAGGTAATGCTCCACCGATAAGTTGtactttgtaaataaaaaaatatatatttttctttcaatcaaaacaaaaaagattcaCAAAGACACAAGTGAAGTGATCATCCCTAATGTAAAACAAACTTCGGGAGCTCCGACGACCAGCAGCATTATGTACCGGTCAATGATCCACTGAACCCAGAGTGTCAACAATGCAGCTGGACAGGCTCTGTAGTTAGTGTTTGGTGTTTGTTACTGACAACCGAGACAACCGaacagaaataaaatacacatgtTACATTAAACATTACGTAAAATTTTATAAAAAGGATGAATTTTAACATTGATACCAAACGTTTACCATATGACTCTTGCCTGTAATTTTAAGTTAAGAAGAATGACACCAAAGAATTACACCTATTAACAGGAAAGAAAGGTGAAATTGATAATAAAATGTAACGAAGGAAAGCAAAATAAAATCACCAAATCCAGACGATTTCAACAATTCAACTCCCGCGGTTCCACCCATAAGCCCGCGCCAGCCGCAAGACTTTCTCAGATGAGGGCGCTATGCAACATTAACAGTCGtcttggcccttttcgaaattaCAACTTTAACTCCGCCGGCCTACGTCAACCCAGTGTAGAAACGCCCCTTTTTCAATGACTGATCGGAAGCCTGATTTTGAGCAGATAAcgtagtttcgaaaaggacCTTTGGCTGCCGGCGATGTGTTGTAGCGCCCTCCTCAGTTGACACAGTGCAAGAATCAAGATGGCGGCCCCCATGCCACAGAAAAAGTTTTACCGACAACGAGCTCATTCTAACCCACATTCCGACCATTCATTTGAGTAGTAAGTATACTTCATCAAATCAGTATCCACCAAAACCTGAATGTTAAGTTTGGGCGGTGATCGCATGATTAGATACACAAACAATGGTCAAAATTATTCctcaaaattcaaaatcaaattatgtaGGTCCTCGTCTAATTTCTACACCTGTACACTGACCATGCTGACTGTGTGTGTGTAGTGTGACTGTGGGTTCtcatcaaataaacaaaacctgTTTAGCATATCTAGCTAGATGAGGAACTGATCATCAACTgatcaaacatgtcaaatttacttacaaaacacaatcactCATATTATCATATCATCAGACGATGTTTATGATCAGAGTGCTATGCGGTAGTAGTACTAGTAGAGTAGAGGGGCCTTACTCGAGTCCTAGCCTAGCTAGTAAAAGTATTCCTGAAGCTGaatcctagaactatttcggttccGGTTTCGTTTTGCAATCGTCTCCGTTCGCGGAGGCGATGGCGGAacaaaaccgaaatagttctatgAGTACTAGAGCCGAGGGGCCTTACTTATTAAATTAATTGGATAACTTACCGTATcatccgtatggcgccaccaccttttcaattcactcatttttacaaaaagggatatctcagtTACAGCTATTGTCGCTCAGGACTAGTATTAGTAATCGTCATGCGGTCACATGTCaggttttcattatttttttcttgtttgtaaCTGATGGGGAAAATGaagtggagacgatagcggaacaaacctcatacatgtagttctaggTAGTTAAAGAGTAGGGAAAATGGTGGTCTGACTCAGACCCAGTGactaatgtcaaaatttcgaaaaaaggaatctagcgccccagtcactgggtctacgACTCTAGGCATGACCGACACAGAATCTCATCAttctcaaaacaaattattttgataaacatttgtattttattgtaagtTTCCTTCTTTGTAGCCCCCTCAGACCAGACGAGATGAACTGGAGTAAAATCTATCCAACTTTCTTCTCTTCACCAAATGATAAAACTCAAGTAGCAAATGGAGACTCTTCAGCCAAAGTTGAGTTTCTGGATGTTGGATGCGGATATGGGGGACTCCTTGGTGAGAAGACATTAATACCTATTGCCTAACAAATAACAGGGAGCAagcaggggtgcgttccactcgcgcaaacgttgccaacagttgcgcacgttcgccaacaatttcaagtggaacgagttgttcgccgccaccgttggcgaacgttagcaactttaggcgaacatacttctgaggtgttggctagtggtttttaaaatggcggacaagcatacggtattatatctttgtcacaaacataattacattgtattttcggtggatgataatgcagatttggaataacaaagttaattagttgatgtaatgatgtcaaaaagaggactattgcagcaaaaacgaagttttaaaaatacctacatatggtgcgcgccatcttcatttcagggcgccgccatattgacatcgcgtatacgcaccaatcgttcaaaagataaaaaaacgattgcgcgaacagttgcaagtcgtttgcgcgagtggaacgcacccctggttAATACACTGTAGGTTCCTTTGTAGCTCTTCAAATGAAGGTCTGATGATTTAATTGGGtagaaacattttagcaaaaaatttaatggtaacaagcaatggagagctgatgatagtaggTGAGATGTCTCCATCTGAggtaaacaaagtttttgagaaagaagcaatttcccaaaaaatattttatttgagaaagaacttcaggcctgaagcctttctcggacatctgcaagcacactaatttgtgcaacaagggtgttttttctttcattattttcttgcaacttggatgaccaattgagctcaaattttcacaggtttgttatttataaatgcatacattgtacactgttaaaggcagtggacactgttggtaattactcaaaataattgttagtatacctaaaaccttacttggttacaagtaatggggagctgttgatataaattggtttatttatttaaaaatgccatcgcagcataccgctgaattgcggcataatttacaataattaaaaaatattacattagttattaaaaagctttacaatagaaaatacatagtgaacatttgataaaaaaaaaacacaaaagcaATGGCCTGCCAGATATGTACAAACAGGTTCACtacatttgtatacatgtatgatagtataaaacattgcgagaaacggctgcctctgaagaattgtagttttcaagaaggaagtaattttcatcgaattttaTTTCacacctcagaactagattttgaggtcttaaaatcaagcatctgaaagcacacaacttcgtgtgacaagttttttttttcaacatcatctcgcaacttcaatgacaaattgagctcaaattttcacaggtttgttatttcatgcatatgttgagatacacgaagtgaggagactggtctttgacaattacatgtatcaatagtgaccagtgtctttaactaagtgagaatactggtttttgatatttatttgatatttatcaaacatgtccaatgtctttaatgttactctatttttctttcttgtctTTAGTTTCGCTGTCGACGATGTTTCCAAAGACACTAATGCTCGGTATGGAGATACGGATGAAGGTGTCCGATTACGTTCAAGATCGAATTAAAGCTTTGAGACAGAATCAAGAAGGTTTATATCAGAATGTTGGCTGTCTCCGAGGGAACGCTATGAAACATCTTCCAAACTTCTTCTCTAAAGGACAGGTaagagccttttttttttaagcctttgagaaagactctgctagggtcaaaatgtcagcCTGTCAGGCTGTTAattatattttgtataatataacaaaggtcCTTTCGGTTGGTGAGGGAATCGGTTTACAACAGCAGATTCTGTTTTCTAAACTAATTgaattatattatatttcagACTGATTAATtattgcaaagaaaaaaaaactcaataaaagtaatgtttttgttGGGGAAAAGATTCATAAATGTAGAAGTTAAATTGTAGGAAAgaataagtacatgtatataagtaTAGTGTCCGCTCATTCCACTCACTGTCATATTgaatatttatgttttgttttccagatttctaagatgtttattttatttcctgATCCACACTTCAAGAAAACTAAACACAAGTGGAGAATTATTAATCAGACCCTTTTGGCGGAGTATGCTTATGTTATAAAAGAAGGGGTAAGTTTCATCTCTATTCGACCTTATCCTGAGCAGGGGTGTAGTCAGTAGGGGCAATTTCATACAGCAATCAAAATAAATTGCTTAacaacaaatttctgctaagcaacaataagaaggataccagtcacatgttctctttttatttcagctggtaacctttttatTGGTAAAGaaagctttgttttgttttacttagctagtttttttgtgtttaagcagctctatgacatcgGGCCCTGGGTGTTTGTAGTGAGCAGGGTGGGTGTAACAACTAGTGGTCATTAAATGTAGCAACTAGGGAGGTGTAGCCACCAGGGGGTGTGGTGACCAGGGGGtgtggtgggggtgggggttgtGGTGACCAGTTGCAATATTGAGGGTGTAGCAACCAGGGAGTGTAGCATCTGGGGTGTGGTGACCAGGGGGtgtggtgggggtgggggttgtGGTGACCAGTTGCAATATTGAGGGTGTAGCAACCAGGGAGTGTAGCGTCTGGGGTGTGGTGACCAGGGGGTGTGGTGACCAGGGGGtgtggtgggggtgggggttgtGGTGACCAGTTGCAATATTGAGGGTGTAGCAACCAGGGAGTGTAGCATCTGGGGTGTGGTGACCAGGGGGTGTGGTGACCAGGGGGtgtggtgggggtgggggttgtGGTGACCAGTTGCAATATTGAGGGTGTAGCAACCAGGGAGTGTAGCATCTGGGGTGTGGTGACCAGGGGGTGTGGTGACCAGGGGGtgtggtgggggtgggggttgtGGTGACCAGTTGCAATATTGAGGGTGTAGCAACCAGGGAGTGTAGCATCTGGGGTGTGGTGACCAGGGGGTGTGGTCGGGGTGGGGGCTGGGTGACCAGTTGCAATATTGAGGGTGTAGCAACCAGGGAGTGTAGCATCTGGGGTGTGGTGACCAGTTGCAATATTGAGGGCGTAGCGTCTGGGGTGTGGTGACCAGGGGGTGTGGTGACCAGGGGGTGTGGTGGGGTGGGTGGTAGTGGTAACCAGTTGCAATATTGAGGGCGTAGCGTCTGGGGTGTGGTGACCAGGGGGTGTGGTGACCAGGGGGTGTGGTGGGGTGGGTGGTAGTGGTGACCAGTTGCAATATTAAGGGCGTAGCGTCTGGGGTGTGGTGACCAGGGGGTGTGGTGACCAGGGGGTGTGGTGACCAGGGGGTGTGGTGGGGTGGGTGGTAGTGGTGACCAGTTGCAATATTGAGGGCGTAGCGTCTGGGGTGTGGTGACCAGGGGGTGTGGTGACCAGGGGGTGTGGTGACCAGGGGGTGTGGTGGGGTGGGTGGTAGTGGTGACCAGTTGCAATATTGAGGGCGTAGCGTCTGGGGTGTGGTGACCAGGGGGTGTGGTGACCAGGGGGTGTGGTGGGGTGGGTGGTAGTGGTGACCAGTTGCAATATTGAGGGTGTAGCAACCAGGGAGTGTAGCGTCTGGGGTGTGGTGACCAGGGGGTGTGGTGACCAGGGGGTGTGGTGGGGTGGGTGGTAGTGGTGACCAGTTGCAATATTGAGGGTGTAGTGCTGAGGTGTAGAGGATGTGACATCCCAATTACTTCCATCACTCAACATTTTGAGCTTCATTTTGCAATTAAAACCGTTCCACTTAATACACAGGGGATCCTAACTACATGTAATTGCCCTGTAGTTAACAAGGGACAGATGACCTAGTCTACACTTTAAGTTTTGAATTTATTGTAATGaatgacaaaatgttgcttGTATACAGGGATTGTTGTACACAATAACGGATGTGAAGGAGCTTCATGAATGGATGTGTCAACATTTGAATGAACATCCATTATTTGAAAGGATCTCTGACCAACAACAGGTACAATACAAACTTTATCAAActttcaaataaattattctGTCATCTTTCTTTTAGAAAATAATGTCCTTCTCTACATCTTCCGAATGACAAACATAGTTGCAAAAACAAGTTCAGTTCGTTGAATTTAATTTCTGGGATTTGGCTTGGTATTGTAAACAAGGCTTATAGACTTGCTACTTGGTGGGGCTATAATTTGTTCTTTTCCAGTaatctttgaatttgttttctatcCTTTATTGTAGACTGAGGATCCAATCACAGAGCTGCTTGGGAGTTGTACTGAAGAAGGTCAAAAGGTCACTCGTAACCATGGAGACAAATTTCCAGCCATTTTTCGACGCATCCCCGATAACTATTCATGACAAAGTGTTGGACAGGATCTAAATTAAATCGACTTTAAATAGACACAAAGGTTGTGTGATACTCTTGATACCATTTCCAAATTGACTGACCATTTAAAAACATTCGAATTGCACTTTTTGTATGGTGGCAGAACTGTACACATAACTAAAACTCTACACGTGTGTGtgctgtgtagatgcattcacaacatgatatcatattggaGGCTGTCATAGTTAATGTATCATTCATAATCACTGTGGATGataatggtcagacagtaggagggttgacagtGTAGTGTAGATCTATATACCACACTATATTCCAATGATACAAACCAAAACGTCATAGGCCATTTTCATCAAGTTGGTACCCACATGAATTTGCCGAGCACAGACAAAAAACCTGCATcatagaaacaggttaccagacaCAATGCCTTAAAGTTTACATTATTATACACATGTCAAGTATATTCTTTATCataattatacatttttattcaTACTCATAATTTGCCGATAGACATAATGTGTATAGTGGCAAGTACTAAACTATAATAAAGTTAAGATTTTGTTTCTTTAACCAGAAAGTAATcagaaataattgttttttcatTCAATGTATCTGAGACATGTACAATACGTGTCACATGTCTGCCATTATGTATTTACTGCCGCAATGCACTAAAACCAAACTGGATGTTAGTGAATGGaaagacagtaggagggttgactgttaaCTGTATAGATGCATTCATGGTGTATAAGTCAAAACTATAGAATTGAATGGTCagaaagtaggagggttaaagtGTTCATCTGACACTGAACTTAATGACATTCTAATCAAGTAAAAACATGTATTTACATTCTTGCTAACCTCATGGTATATGTCAAATAATCTGAAGAGAAATAAAGATTATTTTTCTGTTTTACTCTTTCACCAATTTGTATTTGCAATGTTTAACCTTGCAGAGTTCTGTTAAATAATCACAGGTACTTTTATttgagtgggattcaaacccatgaacTTTGTtcttctagagcagatgtcttacctaCAAGACCACCCAAATTGCCAGGTAGCTAGTGATATTcgttatccctgatgcaatcaTCTACTAGAAATAAAGATGTGATAGAAAGTGATTCCAATACCAATGGAACAATGTGATTTTTTAAGGTAATTTTTAACAAAGATAAACAGATAAAAAAGTCAAATGCCTCACAGTTCTCAAtacattaatatttgttttttccgAGTCTCATTTAACCCAAAAAGTCAtcatataatataataatactaataataattaccCATTCTTATAATAGCGCTTTATCACCATGAGGGCCCCATAGTATCGTTCCTACAAGGTATAATAATGTGAAGCTACGTTAAGAAGtttgagacctattcctttacatAGTACCTTGTAGAATGtaatgatttacaaggtgctgtagcgcaatatgcagccaaacACAAACTGTTTATGGCAATTTTCTACCAATGGCTTACACTAAGCTACAGCCTCAGTCAGAGCTGAAGCCTGACCCAGAGCCGAAGCCAAAGCCTAAGGTTTGTAACAAGGCCAATATCTTTACACATGATATAAATCTATTCATAGATTCTATCTACAGTAAGCTGTACCTCCTTTCCAGTTTCTTAAAACCACCCTACAGAGggtgggaggaggggggggCGCTAAAAGTTTGATCAGAAAATGAGTGTCACTACTTAAATGCACTGGCCACATTTGGTGAatattcaaattatttgaagccatttgaaagcacacaaattgatgttttttcttccattattttcttgcaacttcaatgaccaattgagcccaaacttcaAAGGCGTGtttgtgttaatttatgcatattggatacaccaagtgagaatactggtctttaaccactaccaagggtgtccagtgtctttaaacaatgatCAAGATGGACAGCACCAAGTCTTTATTTATCTAATTGCCAAAGTGAAGaattcagaaggacttgggccagtaTCAAAAAAATAGCACATGTTCTCAGAGTGTCAGGGTTTCTGATCTTCCGAGTCCAATCAGTTGAGTGTCTAGTGACACGGGAGAAAAGAATATAGGAGGATTGAGGTCAAAATACTTCATCTGGATTTCTACATTATATAACTTTAGTTTTGAGTTGGCAATAAAGTGATTGCATCGGTTTTTCTGTTGCAATTATTGGTTATAATGGAATGCACTTTATGTACTCTACTCAAATGTTACAAATTTGTACAacgtaaacatttttaaaaagtatgaCATGGTTGATTTTTAACCAAGCATGAGGGGACTCAGTCTTGTTAGATTGATGATTTAAAATTCGGTCATGGTTCTTCTTTCTTTGTCAATCACAGTTTTTCTTAGCAAAGGACACTGCTATGAGTGCAACAAGTCCACACCGCAAA
This region includes:
- the LOC139943042 gene encoding tRNA (guanine-N(7)-)-methyltransferase-like, with the translated sequence MAAPMPQKKFYRQRAHSNPHSDHSFEYPLRPDEMNWSKIYPTFFSSPNDKTQVANGDSSAKVEFLDVGCGYGGLLVSLSTMFPKTLMLGMEIRMKVSDYVQDRIKALRQNQEGLYQNVGCLRGNAMKHLPNFFSKGQISKMFILFPDPHFKKTKHKWRIINQTLLAEYAYVIKEGGLLYTITDVKELHEWMCQHLNEHPLFERISDQQQTEDPITELLGSCTEEGQKVTRNHGDKFPAIFRRIPDNYS